A region of the Leptospira inadai serovar Lyme str. 10 genome:
AGTTCCTATCCGAAACGGAATTGGTCGTAAGCGCCGATGGGCGCTTAAAACGGATAAAAACTTAACTGACTACAGGCAGGCGAATCGTCAGACATATCCCTTCTTTTTTATTCTCGTGTAAATTCAAATTGATCGTCTGTAAGTGAACTCTTCCGCCGTGAAGCTCGACCAGTTTTTTTACGACAGACAAACCCAATCCCATTCCGAATTCCTCCTGATCGTAACGCTCATCCATGAACTTTACTCCCCTATAGAACGGTTCGAAAACGAGATCTTCATGAAATTCTTGAAGATAACCGGGAAAGGGGGGATCGTTAATTACCTTCAATTGAATTTCATTGCCGATCTTCAAAACCAAGACCATTATATTCGATTTTTCGGGGGAATATTTAAGGGCGTTAATCAGAACCTCGCGTATGATTTTCTGAAACCAAACCTTCTTTAGCCTGAGTTTATTGGATAAAATATGCAAATTATCTGATATAAGAAACTTCTGGCCCCGGAACTGAACGGATGGTTCGATCTCGTCGATTAATTCCCGTAGGCAATCTATCAGATCTCCGACCGTTGCGGTTTCCTCGACTTTCAGACTTTCCTCGAAGAGAGCCTGGGCCGAAGATAAGAATCGAGTGAATTTTCCGGTGCTATCCACGGAATCTTTAAGTAAATCGAAAAGATTTTCCCTAATTTCGACGATTCCTTCGACTTCATTATGCTTCGCTTTTGTAATGATCATGGATAGAACGCTCATCAGACTTCCGATACCCGTTCCTTGCATAAGCGTAATGTTAATCTGC
Encoded here:
- a CDS encoding ATP-binding protein: MNPIIQTLTSGAIVTDWSGKILEFSPTFLSMLGRDPNVDLPESYFDWIHSVDREHEEQFLKKAQAGEIKHYEILKRLRREDGSYEVFQTISSVLDSANSKGGKLFTLFLPIDGAPQSATWKESGDLVRGEELLGAEMEFYRKALEIFDWKQSLKDRYSSSSWMDLAIKQINITLMQGTGIGSLMSVLSMIITKAKHNEVEGIVEIRENLFDLLKDSVDSTGKFTRFLSSAQALFEESLKVEETATVGDLIDCLRELIDEIEPSVQFRGQKFLISDNLHILSNKLRLKKVWFQKIIREVLINALKYSPEKSNIMVLVLKIGNEIQLKVINDPPFPGYLQEFHEDLVFEPFYRGVKFMDERYDQEEFGMGLGLSVVKKLVELHGGRVHLQTINLNLHENKKEGICLTIRLPVVS